The Vicia villosa cultivar HV-30 ecotype Madison, WI linkage group LG1, Vvil1.0, whole genome shotgun sequence genome includes a region encoding these proteins:
- the LOC131651498 gene encoding uncharacterized protein LOC131651498: protein MKSKRKSLKFSKQEFHYLPDECWELVFKFLKEDDEDNFKLLSTVSKQFLSITNRLRSSLTLYYPFLPNLFQRFTNLISLNLTCFHGDLNMFLSQISCFQLNLTSLNLSDKPTIPANGLRIFSKNITNLTSLTCSNLYSIKTTDLLLIADCFPLLEELDLSNPKKCRGKYLKKLEALTLALLKLRKVNLSGHSYINDKMIFHLFKNCKHLEEANLYWCFKITIAGMALALSERPSLRSFFFSRFRTITPPFIDSLVRLKSLTCLDLFFLNISDELLSNIAREGLPLRRIVLQRCTGYSYVGIFNLLSKYQHIQHLDLQNASFLNDEHVVELSLFLSELVSINLSKCKKLTQSTLFALVRNCPTLCEIKMKAIGRESIHNTNSCIDSGVYPQLKYLVLGSNSWLSDESIITFASIFPNLQLLDLKDCHNISEEGIGQVLRRCFKIMQLNLAHCSNVETFGINFGVSKLEVLNLSFTGDYVTEKGVKHVIDNCTHLREINLGCCDNVHSKFVASMMPLYSVWASNQPLYYAYPELFANARDDAISTAEIGHFSAGGWQKTAAELFQNNSESGFLWLEVCDILQDF, encoded by the exons atgaaaagcaaaagaaaatctCTCAAATTTTCAAAACAAGAATTTCATTATTTACCAGATGAGTGTTGGGAATTGGTATTTAAATTCCtcaaagaagatgatgaagacaatTTCAAGCTTCTCTCAACTGTATCAAAACAGTTCCTCTCCATCACTAACCGTCTCCGATCCTCTCTCACTCTCTACTATCCATTCCTCCCTAACCTTTTCCAAAGATTCACCAATCTCATATCCCTCAACCTTACCTGCTTCCACGGTGACCTCAACATGTTTCTCTCTCAAATCTCTTGTTTTCAACTCAACCTTACATCACTCAATCTCTCCGATAAACCCACAATTCCCGCCAATGGATTGAGAATTTTCTCCAAAAATATTACAAACTTGACTTCTCTCACTTGTTCCAACTTATATTCTATCAAGACCACAGACCTCTTACTCATTGCCGATTGTTTTCCTTTACTCGAAGAACTCGACCTCAGTAATCCCAAAAAGTGCCGCGGTAAATACCTCAAAAAGCTAGAAGCTCTTACACTAGCACTTCTCAAACTCCGTAAGGTTAACCTCTCTGGTCATAGTTATATCAAcgataaaatgattttccatttgTTTAAGAATTGCAAGCATCTAGAAGAGGCCAACTTGTATTGGTGTTTTAAAATAACTATTGCAGGCATGGCGTTAGCTCTCTCTGAGAGACCTTCATTGAGGTCTTTCTTCTTTTCCAGATTTAGAACTATTACTCCACCTTTCATTGACTCTTTAGTGCGTTTGAAGAGTTTGACTTGTCTTGATTTGTTTTTTCTTAATATCTCTGATGAGTTGCTATCCAATATTGCAAGGGAAGGTCTGCCTCTGAGGAGAATTGTCCTCCAACGTTGCACCGGCTATAGCTATGTTGGAATCTTTAATTTATTATCCAAGTATCAACATATACAACATTTGGATCTTCAAAATGCTAGTTTCTTAAATGATGAACATGTTGTTGAATTGTCATTATTTCTTAGTGAGTTGGTGTCTATAAATCTTAGCAAATGTAAGAAGCTCACACAATCAACATTGTTTGCACTTGTTAGAAACTGTCCTACACTTTGCGAGATCAAAATGAAAGCTATTGGACGAGAGAGTATACATAATACAAATTCTTGTATAGACTCTGGTGTATACCCTCAATTGAAGTATCTGGTGTTGGGTTCTAATTCATGGTTAAGTGACGAAAGCATTATAACGTTTGCTTCTATTTTCCCTAACTTGCAGCTCTTGGATTTGAAGGATTGTCACAACATTTCTGAAGAAGGTATTGGTCAAGTTTTAAGGAGATGCTTTAAGATTATGCAACTAAACTTAGCCCATTGTTCAAATGTGGAAACATTTGGAATAAATTTTGGAGTTTCTAAATTAGAGGTGTTAAACTTGTCATTTACTG GTGATTATGTCACAGAGAAAGGAGTGAAGCATGTGATAGATAATTGCACACACCTGAGAGAGATCAACTTGGGGTGTTGCGATAACGTGCATTCAAAATTTGTTGCTTCAATGATG CCTCTGTACAGTGTTTGGGCTAGTAATCAGCCTCTGTATTATGCCTATCCGGAGCTGTTTGCTAATGCGCGGGATGACGCTATTTCAACCGCAGAAATTGGTCATTTCTCGGCTGGTGGCTGGCAGAAAACAGCCGCTGAGCTGTTCCAAAACAACAGTGAATCTGGCTTTTTGTGGTTGGAAGTGTGCGACATTTTACAAGATTTTTAG
- the LOC131651504 gene encoding uncharacterized protein LOC131651504 → MKKKKRSFHKSPFFFTKIKRKKTCLEHEHEFYLPDDCWEHVFKFLINHKLDFKSLSLVSKQFLSITNRLTFSIATRNPKPCFLNRFFRRFHNLNSLCLEFRFRALDARVASVLRDRPTLKSLSVSKIKLKDTSYVTSQYINSFVSLKGLNCLKFCDSQISNDLLYSIAREGLPLKSFVLDNCIGYYYDGLYFLLSKCNGIQHLGLRADFLKDPHIAELSLFLGGLTSINFRKCWNLTNSALFALVRNCRLLTEVTLESIIRKSVESSDSLKNLYVNPRLKFLSLTHNFYIEDESIVLLASIFPNLEHLDLSYSDLISDKGICQVLSRCPNIRHLNFTNGNKVRGLKMNFIVSQLEVLDLSSTVVDDETLYWISKSCRGLLKLLLSFCHYITEKGVMHVVENCTQLKEVNLSYCKKVNVEVVVSIILSRPSLKKRKLIIYKSLSF, encoded by the coding sequence atgaaaaagaagaagagaagtttTCACAAATCACCCTTCTTCTTCACTAAGATAAAGAGGAAGAAAACTTGTCTCGAGCATGAACACGAATTTTATTTACCTGATGATTGTTGGGAGCATGTTTTCAAATTCCTTATCAACCACAAGCTAGACTTTAAGTCTCTATCCCTCGTTTCGAAACAGTTTCTCTCCATCACCAACCGACTCACATTCTCTATTGCTACTCGCAATCCAAAACCTTGTTTTCTCAATCGCTTCTTCCGTAGATTCCACAACCTTAATTCCCTTTGCCTCGAGTTCCGCTTTCGTGCTCTCGACGCACGCGTTGCTTCCGTTCTGCGAGACAGACCTACATTGAAATCTTTATCCGTTTCAAAAATTAAGTTAAAGGATACAAGTTATGTGACTTCACAGTACATTAATTCCTTCGTTAGTTTGAAGGGTTTGAATTGTCTTAAGTTCTGTGATTCGCAAATCTCAAATGATTTGCTCTACTCTATTGCAAGGGAAGGTCTTCCTTTGAAGAGCTTTGTTCTCGATAATTGTATCGGCTATTACTATGATggactttattttttattatccAAATGTAATGGGATACAACATTTGGGTCTTCGAGCTGATTTCTTAAAGGACCCTCATATTGCCGAGCTATCTTTGTTTCTTGGTGGTTTGACGTCTATAAATTTTAGGAAATGTTGGAACCTCACAAACTCAGCCTTGTTTGCACTAGTTAGGAACTGTCGTTTACTTACTGAGGTCACACTGGAGAGCATTATAAGAAAGAGTGTAGAGAGTTCTGATTCTTTGAAGAATTTATATGTGAACCCTCGATTAAAGTTTCTAAGTTTGACTCACAATTTCTATATAGAAGATGAAAGCATCGTATTGTTAGCTTCCATTTTCCCCAATTTAGAGCATCTTGATTTGAGTTATTCTGATCTCATATCTGATAAAGGTATTTGTCAAGTTCTAAGTAGATGTCCTAATATTAGGCATTTAAACTTTACTAATGGTAATAAAGTGAGAGGACTTAAAATGAATTTTATAGTTTCTCAACTGGAGGTGTTGGACTTGTCATCTactgttgttgatgatgaaacacTCTATTGGATCTCAAAGAGTTGTCGTGGACTTTTGAAATTATTATTGTCATTTTGCCATTATATCACTGAAAAGGGAGTGATGCATGTGGTTGAAAACTGCACACAATTGAAGGAGGTCAATTTGAGTTATTGTAAAAAAGTGAATGTTGAAGTTGTTGTCTCAATTATTTTATCAAGACCGTCATTAAAAAAGAGGAAACTCATCATCTACAAAagtttaagtttctaa
- the LOC131651510 gene encoding F-box/LRR-repeat protein 3-like, giving the protein MKSKRKSLKFSKQQSHYLPDECWELVFKFLKEDDEDNFKLLSTVSKQFLSITNRLRSSLTLYYPFLPNLFQRFTNLLSLNLTCFHGDLNMFLSQISCFQLNLTSLNLSDKPTIPANGLRIFSKNITTLTSLTCSNLHSIKTMDLLLIADCFPLLEELDLSNPKECRGKYLKKLEALTLALLKLRKVNLSGHSYINDQMIFHLFKNCKHLEEANLYCCFKITIAGMALALSERPSLRSFSFSKPATNITPPFIDSLVHLKSLTCLDLFFLNISDEVLSDIAREGLPLRRIVLQYCTGYRYVGIFNLLSKCQHIQHLDLQNAGFLKDAHVVELSLFLSDLVSINLSKCKKLTQSTLVALVGNCPTLGEIKMKEIGWESIHDTNFCIDSGVCVYPQLKYLNLASNSWLSDESIIMFASIFPNLQLFDLNGCRNVSEEGVGQVLRRCLKIKHLNLKDCSKVKLPGINFGVSKLEVLNLSFTEVIDEALYVISNYCCQLLTLNLACCDYVTEKGVKHVIYNCTHLREINLRYCDNVRSKFVASMVVLRPSLRKITTPSHCYLSKKERKVFSNHGCLICQD; this is encoded by the coding sequence atgaaaagcaaaagaaaatctctcaaattttcaaaacaacaatctCATTATTTACCAGATGAGTGTTGGGAATTGGTCTTTAAATTCCTCAAAGAAGACGATGAAGACAATTTCAAGCTTCTCTCAACTGTCTCAAAACAGTTCCTCTCCATCACTAACCGTCTCCGATCCTCTCTCACTCTCTACTATCCATTCCTCCCTAACCTTTTCCAAAGATTCACCAATCTATTATCCCTCAACCTTACTTGCTTCCACGGTGATCTCAACATGTTTCTCTCTCAAATATCTTGTTTTCAACTCAACCTTACATCACTCAATCTCTCGGATAAACCCACAATTCCCGCCAATGGATTGAGAATTTTCTCCAAAAATATTACAACCTTGACTTCTCTCACTTGTTCCAACTTACATTCTATCAAGACCATGGACCTCTTACTCATTGCCGATTGTTTTCCTTTACTCGAAGAACTCGACCTCAGTAATCCCAAAGAATGCCGCGGTAAATACCTCAAAAAGTTAGAAGCGCTTACACTAGCACTTCTCAAACTCCGTAAGGTTAACCTCTCTGGTCATAGTTATATCAACGATCAAATGATTTTCCATCTGTTTAAGAATTGCAAGCATCTAGAAGAGGCCAACCTGTATTGCTGTTTTAAAATAACTATTGCAGGCATGGCGTTAGCTCTCTCTGAGAGACCTTCATTGAggtctttttccttttccaaacctgcaACTAACATTACTCCACCTTTCATTGACTCTTTGGTGCATTTGAAGAGTTTGACTTGTCTTGATTTGTTTTTTCTTAATATCTCCGATGAGGTGCTATCCGATATTGCAAGGGAAGGTTTGCCTCTGAGGAGAATTGTCCTCCAATATTGCACCGGCTATAGGTATGTTGGAATCTTTAATCTATTATCCAAGTGTCAACATATACAACATTTGGATCTTCAAAATGCTGGTTTCCTAAAGGATGCACATGTTGTTGAATTGTCATTATTTCTGAGTGATTTGGTGTCTATAAATCTTAGCAAATGTAAGAAGCTCACACAATCAACATTGGTTGCACTTGTTGGAAACTGTCCTACACTTGGTGAGatcaaaatgaaagaaattggatGGGAGAGTATACATGATACTAATTTTTGTATAGACTCTGGTGTATGTGTATACCCTCAATTAAAATATCTCAATTTGGCTTCTAATTCGTGGTTAAGTGACGAAAGCATCATAATGTTTGCTTCTATTTTCCCTAATCTGCAGCTCTTTGATTTGAATGGTTGTCGCAACGTTTCTGAAGAAGGTGTTGGTCAAGTTTTAAGGAGATGTTTAAAGATTAAACATCTCAACTTAAAAGATTGTTCTAAAGTTAAGCTACCTGGAATAAATTTTGGAGTTTCTAAATTAGAGGTGTTAAACTTGTCATTTACTGAAGTTATTGATGAAGCACTCTATGTGATCTCAAACTATTGTTGTCAACTTTTGACACTGAACCTTGCATGTTGTGATTATGTCACCGAGAAAGGAGTGAAGCATGTGATATATAATTGCACACACCTGAGAGAGATCAACTTGCGGTATTGCGATAACGTGCGTTCAAAATTTGTTGCTTCAATGGTGGTATTAAGACCATCATTGAGAAAGATAACAACTCCGAGTCATTGTTATTTAAGCAAGAAAGAGAGAAAGGTCTTCTCGAATCATGGATGCCTTATTTGCCAAGATTAG